Part of the Actinomycetota bacterium genome, ATCGAGCGCCTGCCGCTCACCGGCTTGTCGACCATAGACATCGTCTTCCCGGTCGTGCTCATCCTCGCGCTTATCGCAGTAGCTATGCTGGCCTTGAGCGCGCGCGAGCGGACGAAGCGCGGGCAAGACGATGACACTGCGAACCCTTAAGGTGTTGTGCGGTTTGCGATGAATAATGCGCTTTGCCCTCGCTCATTTCGGTTCCCCGGCATGACCGGGCTAACTCGAAACCCTCCTCTCACGGCAACCGCCGGCCATGACAAGCGTGACTAGTCTTTCGGATAATGGTGAATAATTGCATTATAAGGAAAAAGCAGAGTATTACTTATAAACCGAAAAAATGACCCCCAGATTCATCGGTTCCTTGCTTCCCTTAATCACCGTTGAGACCTTTCCGGTTTCTGTATCGTAGTAATAAAGATGCGCGCCCGGTTGATGGTCTCTTACTTTTACCGCTGAGAACACGATATATTTATCATCAGGAGACCAGAGCGGCAATAGCTCCGTATACTTATCAAGGTCGGTGATGCGCTTTTCGTTGTTGCCGTCAGAATCGGCGATAAATAGCTGGTTGCCGTATTTCTTGTAATTCTTACGATAAACCAGCTTTTCACCGTCGTGTGAAAGGGTTACAAAATTACTCGGTAGTGCGCCTTTAATAACTTCCTTCAGGTTGCGGCCATCTTTGCCTTGCCATAGCTCCCAGCCGCCGGTTACTGAATTTGGCGTATCCGAACTATTTACAGCGCGTACAACATTTAAATAACCACTAGGCGTAAATCCCCTGGATTGTGCGTTTTTGGCGATATCTTTTGTCTTTCCGTTGTCTACGTTGACCTCAAATAGGGTACTTGATGACATGCTTTCGCCACCCGCAAAAACAGTCACGCTCTCGCCATCGGGATACCAGTCCAGGACTACGCAGCCCAAGTCGGCATACTTACCTAGTTGCATTATCTTTTTCTTGCCTGTCTCTAAGTTATAAATAGCAACCGTGCTCTTGCTATTTCCAGAGGAATAGTCCAACTTCACATAAGCAAGTCGCTTGCCATCGGGCGACCAGGTTGGCCATCCGAAAACCACATCGTCAACAAAAAACCTATTCTTGCCGGCGATATCGGCAACAAACAACCTATCATAGTCGAAAAGATAGGCAAATTTTGCGCCATCCGGTGATGCCTTTAGCCCATCGATCCGGCTATTCTCTCCGAACAGTATCTCCTTCTTATCATCACCCAGAGCGGCAATACTTACCGTTGATTTAAAGCCGCCCTTTTCTGTGTCGATTTGCCACTCGGAAAATATTACCTTGGTTTCAAGCGCCTCTCGTTGGTTTGCCCAAGACGAACATCCGGAAATAACTACGGAAAATAGAAGCAGACTAAAGAGAATCGACAATATAGACTTGCTGCTGTTGTTAACTGAAATCATAAATGCTCCCACCGATCAGCTGAACGCTCATAAATTTGTTATATCACACACCGGGCGTCCAGAGTAGAGAGAGGCCACCCGTTACGGGTGGCCTCAAGTAGTTTACTGCGTGCCTGGTTTATTGA contains:
- a CDS encoding PD40 domain-containing protein, with the protein product MISVNNSSKSILSILFSLLLFSVVISGCSSWANQREALETKVIFSEWQIDTEKGGFKSTVSIAALGDDKKEILFGENSRIDGLKASPDGAKFAYLFDYDRLFVADIAGKNRFFVDDVVFGWPTWSPDGKRLAYVKLDYSSGNSKSTVAIYNLETGKKKIMQLGKYADLGCVVLDWYPDGESVTVFAGGESMSSSTLFEVNVDNGKTKDIAKNAQSRGFTPSGYLNVVRAVNSSDTPNSVTGGWELWQGKDGRNLKEVIKGALPSNFVTLSHDGEKLVYRKNYKKYGNQLFIADSDGNNEKRITDLDKYTELLPLWSPDDKYIVFSAVKVRDHQPGAHLYYYDTETGKVSTVIKGSKEPMNLGVIFSVYK